The Glycine max cultivar Williams 82 chromosome 17, Glycine_max_v4.0, whole genome shotgun sequence genome contains the following window.
AGTGATGGTTTATCAACCCAGGTAGTATCTGCCTGGTGCTCTTGGGAGATTGTTGCATTGTACTTGAACAAAACAAACAATCCACACATCTTAGTGTCAATACATCACATTCTTTGATGATATTCAactcaaatgaaataaaatagcaGACCAAAATACATGATATGCACTGGTATCAACTATTTAAACCTGATTTTTAATAGTTGGAAAATGTCAAACTTACAGTTTTCTCAAATAAGGGAAGAACACTATTATCAACCAAAAACTTCCTCAGGTGCCCAACTACTGCTTCTAAAGCCTTAAGGACCTTCATGGCTTCTCCCTGTAGTTCCACGATCCTCTCGTCCGCAGCAGCATAAAAGGGAACCTCATCTATCAGGAAAATGATATGATATCAGAATCACTTCCAtcattgaacaaaaaaatacagAATGCCAGGAAACAAATGAAAGGCTCCTTTTCATTAGGAGCACCGAGCATGAAAGTTAAAAACAAAGACAGCAGCCTTAGGAAAAGGCTCCTCAAAAGAGAGATCGCCTTTAAATTAAGTCAAAAGTGAATACAACTTTACTTCTCACTTAGAATAGTCTTAACTCTAAACTGAGCTCTTAACATTCGAAGCAAATCAGCCTCCAAAGACAATTTGGTAACAACTGATTAGGCTCAAAAgacaggaaaaagaaaaacaatagagTAGCTACTAAATACCATGATAAAACCTGCCTAATAATAGTAGGCATTTATGTTAATACGAATGTTCAAAATTTTCCACACCCAACTGCAAGCAGTGAGGGGAAACATCCACACATTATCTAGATTCCAGCCACAACATCTAAACACTGAAAAGATGAAAGGACACCTAATTTCAATAATCTTCCATGGAAGCCAGCTAGCACACTTTTTATATGACATCAGTCAATATGAGGAAGAATAGGCAAAAATAAAAGGATGCTATTAAGACACAGAGAATATCATAGATGTATCACAAATTACTGAATAATGGGGACAGCAGGCACACCTCCAGACAGCACTCTAACAGAAGCACCGGTATTTTCCTGTATAGATTTAATTAATGAACCCTGCTTTCCAATCAAATTTATAGCCTGTGTTGAGGCCACCAATAAACGGACAGAACAAAATGCAACTGCTGATGCTTTATTCTCGGCATCAATTTCAGAAAACCCAGAGACACGTTTAAAAACCCTTATTACAGCATTCATTGCAGGAGAAAGAGGTGCCTCCGGCTCTTCCTTCCCTGATATGAGTACCTAAAACCAAAATTCAAACCATATCAGGACAAAACACAACAAGAcacacaaatcaaataaatgTCCTCATCTATGCAAAAACATAAGGGACCAAAAAACAAACAGTGATCTGGAAAGAAGCATCATCTGAACAGAACATAGACCAACTAAGCTACAGTGTTAACTTCCATTCACTTTGCCAATTGCTCACCTACACTGAAAGTTGCAagctataaataataaataataaagaaaacacaACAATGTCACACATTTATCACCCAGAAGCATATTCTGTGGATAGCTGTGGTGAAATCAACCCTCGAATTGGAGTGATGATTAGGTAAAGCCGTCCCCAAAGATTCAAAACTTAACATTGCGAGTAAAGTTAGAACCCTTGACACTATCATGTGCTTTCCTTAAGCATTTAAGCCCTATAAATCCCCACATAGAAACCACCTCACAAATACTACTATCTTATAAACCACTCAATCCAAAACGCACAACAATATTAATGAAATTGTATGTTGGAAACTAGGAAAAGTAACGCATTGAGCTGAGAAAAACGAAAAGGCGAGCACAAAGAATCAAACTTGTAAACTCCAAGGCAGTAAGAAAAAAATGTCCCTACTTTAGATAAACTagcaaagaaataaaagaaattcgAAGAAGAAACCCTAGAAATAAAATAGGGAAGACTTACGATTCGATCGGAGGTGCCGACGGCGCCGTCGAGGACTCGAATGCGAGCTTTCGTTTCCTCGCAGGTCTTCTTGATGAGCTCCCCCTTGCGGCCGATGATGCTACCGACCTTGAGCACCGGCACGATTAGGCGGAAAACGCAGTGGCCAGGCCACCCCGGCCACCGCTTCTCGGCGGCGGCGGGGTCTGGGGTGGGGTCTTCGGCGGGGGTGGAGGACGGTTCGGCGGCTGGATTGTCCGAAGAGACGCCGTTTTGGATTGGGTCGAGGGTGGCCATAGATAGGGTTTATGGTTGGTTCGTTAGCTTCAGGTTTATTCCGAAGCTCTCGAATTGGAAACAGAACACTAGCTGGCTCAAAGCTTctctattctctctctctctctctctctctctctctctctctctctctctctctctaaaccGTCATGTCTCACGTGCTCATCGTGTGATTtccgtctctctctctcttttttttttgctatctaGATGGGCCCCTGTCCAACAACaatacacaagaaaaaaaaaaagaaatgtttgACAATTGCTATATCCACTTCTCGTAATTGCTAAGTGTACTTTCCTTTTCATGTTTTCCCCGAAATATCCTTGTCTGGCAGaggaaaattgattttgtgcaCTCCCCAAAATTGCCACCGTCAACACTTAACAGGGCTGTCGATGTCGTCCCCTTctactaacaaaaaattaaaccaactTTTGCATGAAGCACAAAACAGCCAATTAAATCAAGGCACATAAACAATCATAAATCAGGTTTCCATACGCAAATCAAGGCACCGTTAGTGAATGGACGCACAAACGAAGTGAGGCACCACACACCGAAATCAAAATTGGATTCTATAATAGATCCCGAACACTAATTGAAATTCCACATCTGGCCACACAAAAATGATGCCAACACACTATGAAATTTGACCGAATGAACGTGGATGGATTTGGGTGCGTGGATCAATCACAACAACTTCAGAGCAAAACGCATGTGAATTTGAGAATGTGTGAGCAAGCAATTTTGGAATGCTTTACTCATTCTCCACTTCAGCCAGTAAAGCATACgcgagtaaaaaaaatgaagatgagCTTACTTAGAAATTAGGAAAGTGGATATAGCAATTGccaaatgttttatatttggTTAAATTATAACTACATAcaatttatgattttggtctctaatcttctaattttataaattaggagtttttcttccttccttcctagattattaacaaataattataaattaattaaaaatgattaattatttaaaaaaataataaaaaattattaactccAATTTTCTTCAATAATATGTTTCTCCTCTTTTTCTCAAATACTTTTTTCACCTCCATTGTAGATTAACAATAACACCACATTAGGTTCATAATCTTTTATTAAAGTCTTTGAATGGTTAaccattttcatttaatttaataattctattaattataattattagttaataatctatcaagaaatcaaaattatcaatatataaaattaggatactaaatattacaattaaaaattaaagaggccaaaataatgaattgaaaaaactAAGGAgataaattacaatttagcctTTGACTTTAAATTAGGTCagttttattttggttaaaaCATGTGTCTTTGTCCTAGTAAATGTATGGTTTTTGTCTCAATAAAAGTATAATGTGTGACTTTTTGGTCATGAAGAAGATTTGCTTATATTAGAATTTACATGTATGATGTCAGTGCATTTAAGTTGGTCCATTAGCCAATTGAATGTTGACACGTGTTAAAACCTAATGCTATCTTTCACTCTCATCCCCCAAACCTTACCTCCGTTTTCATCCATGGAGACCAACAAGGACCCATCCGGCAGCAAGAAGGAGAGCACCAGAAAGCGCCGTCGTCGGAATCGAATGACTAGAGCGGCGAGGATTTGGAGACAGATGAAGGAAATGTGCTCATTCCCCCATTGGATTGGGTTCAAGCAAGTTATTTCTGTCTTCCTTCACGAATAGATCCGCAAGCACACCCCTCTCCATATCGCTGCAATCTTCTCCCTCATCTACCTCCACTGGATTTGCGGGGTTTGGTGTGTGGGTTGCTCTAGTTTGATTCTTTCATAACCATGGCTGCTGCTCCGATGTCGAGGGAGACGGAGAGAGGTGGTttgattcttgatttttttttttttaaaaaaaaaattctgcttTAACTGCCacaaatagtatttttattcttgtaattttttttcatgctgGTGGTTTTTAGCCTCTGAAAttgtatttcaaaatttaaatttttaaaaaaataccaggTTTACATCCATTCAAATCTAATCTGTCAAAAattcacaaattattattttattggaaccaaaaacaattttttttacagtaataaaattcatactttatatatttatgggaaccaaaaacatttttattttacgtGAAATTAAATAATCGTGTAAATGTagttaactaaaattaatttgatttatattttgaatgaattaatatagaaaaaaaacttatattaaaagtttcttcctttctactttttcttccatttatttttttttcttgcaccTTTTCACCCAACGAAACACGGCATAAGGATGTTGAgctaaaaggaagaaaaaaaatgcataacatAAACTCATTTCTTACCaaaatctattttataaaattaatcatttaacaTAATTGTGTGAGAAGGAAAATActtgaggaaaaaaaaactaaacacgtAAAAAAGAGTCGTGTCTTTTTGTATTTGTAATAGAAAAATGCTTGATAAAAGTAACATTTGTTTAATTGTTACTAAATTTGTATgaccccaacaacaacaaaatctagattttcttaaaaaataaaattcgatTTTTATTTCTCCAAAACTATCAATTTTATAAGATTGAATCGTAACCTCCCATGGTTGGTTGAGTGCCTTGTACTTATActgtatatattattatatttattttctacacTATACCTTTACTGCTAATATTAATACAGATTTAATTATCCCCAAATTTCAAATCTTGCAGATCATCTTTGAAGACTTACAGATCAAGCCCAAGGCCCAAATAGATAAAACAACACGAACACCATGGCGGCCATGCGAAGGTTGGAAATTAGTCTATACGACTATTAGAGCATTGAGCCTTGCTTTCTGTACCGCTTTATTTGTGTTAttcacactattttttttaatatcattaatattacatatatatGAAGGGTGTGTCATTCTAAACTTCTTGCGTAATGTACATTGTCATTTTATTgtgcataattatttttcaactaGTTTTTTGCATATTTGAATGCCTTAGATTATAATGAGTTGAACTAATATAATTAGctacttcatttttcttttcaatttttttgaatatattattattattattattattattaacaataatattaattattaaactcaACCACACAATTCGATTAAGGTTGAGTTGGTTTGGGTTGACtaacttaacaaaaaaatatgatgaacTTAACTCTACTCAACTATACATCATTGGATTTTCGGCCTCTAGGTTGTTTAAACCAAATTGCTATTTGTCCCTCTCTCCAGGGAACCACTCTAGAGACATTTAGGGTTGAGATGTGTTCAGGTCGTATGATTAAAGCAGCAATCAATTGAGGCTGTCCATGCTTGTGGAGGATGGAATATATGGTCCCCAATATGTGTCTTTTTTGTTAGCATCTGCTTTGTTTTGTTGATCAGCTAGCTTGCTGTATAAGACAGTGACACCGTGCTACCAAAACTGACCCGTGTAAACCTTGTAAGGTCATTCTAAGCTTCAGCCTTCAATGCAATACTACTTGGGTGTACTCGCCCCAAGGACCTTGCAATTTGCAAACCATAAATAGATCTTACAAATAATATATGGGTCTCTTTTGGAATGAATTGAAATGTCTATAACAGTTTCTGTACATTTGATTTCAACTGATAAAATTGTTGACGGTTACATTTGTCGgcaacttattatttttttcttagtcTTTAAGACTGCTAGTGCATTGGCTAATAGTGTAATAATGTCAGTAAATTCATGTACCATATAATAATGTTTACTTATGGGCTATTTTTTCTATCAGTAAAATGggttgtcttttatttttctttatttttattttctgtaacAAAATATGAggttttaaagatatttaaaagGGACAAAACTCACAAAAGGAAAGTAGTAGAAAAGCTACTTGAGACAATTAACTTCCACTCTTTACAAGcgttttgtttctctttaatttacATGAAAAGGTTAACATTTATCAGCTTGCTGTAAGAGggattaaagaaaacaaaaacaatttataaGTTTAGTGTTTGTATATTTAGCATAATCACAACTAAACTGCACCACACCTATGCACTAATTAGAGATAACAAACTTGTTAATTGCCTAAATGTTGAaacataaattttcaataatcACGCTAGCTAGTTTCTTATTGTACTTTCATACATAATAGACAAGTCAACATAATTAAagtgtaaaaatttatattcacaTATACTGTATTAATAAGTAGTTACATGTTCACTTCAATTGATGATATCAATGATTAGTAATACAATattaaataagtgttttttaattgtcaaatcaacatataacaattatcattcttatatttttttggtacaagATGATAAGTATCTTTCAAAAGAGATAGTAACATCACAGCATCAGTTTccattttctatttaattaaattttataattttaaaattgttaatttgatgAATAGAAAGTGTTGTGTGTTTATACATAATAGCCAATAGGGCATATGCATTGAGATAATCCCATTAGATTAAAAGCGTCTAGTCCGCAAAATCAGATTATGTTAAGGTGTGGCTATCTACAATCCACtcattaaaaaacttatataaagttgaagataatattttgataaaatgaaGCTCAACTTCGCAACTATATGTAGAGTCACATGTTTTGATGAAATCTCTACCTTATATTATCGTACAGTCCATCGCATATCCAATTTCAATGGCCTTGGGAATTCCAAGTCACTCCCTTCCCACGATAAGATACTGACAAATATCAACTCTAAGTCTATCACATGAGTAcgtatttcaaataaatttctttgGAATTATTCCActcattgttttaatttttatataaacttattatatatgttatttaaacgtatataatattaattattcagtTTTAAACATTTAATCTGGTGTTCTCTAATACAATGTGCGATTAAGGATTAAAGCAAAAAATTGTGGAAATGAAAtagaaccaattttttttcatcttaatttatcaagtgaaaaaaatacctatacgaaaataattataattgtaaaacaattttcaaaGTAATTAACCTGATTTAATAATCTATAAGAATATATGTGAGAAAGTATATACTGGAAAAAAATGTGCGGAAAAGGtcttctttaatttcttgcgTCAAATAAGcagtataatatttataaagtatatacttttaatatatatatatatatatatatatatatatatatatatatatatatatatatatatatatataagtttcgACATGAAATATACAATTAGATATTTTTCCTCAAAATATCTTAACTAGAAAAAGGACATTCGACCCTGaaatgcaaacaaaaaaaagcaGCGCATGCAttccttttaacatttctgTATACGAAGGaagacaaattatttttacacaccATCTAATTTACATGttctttatattaatattttgtttgacaATTTAGCCAAAAAAAACATCTGTTTACCAAAAGAACATATGAgaatattcaatattttatttttatttaaaaacaataaatcattTTTGTTATACATCATAATTTTTCCACGACCTTAGTTGATGTTTGtttcatgaaattttttaagattttttaaaatgtgaaaatgaaaatatatattctcaCTTTTATTTGAAGGtaatccaaaaatattttgagataAGTTTTATTCCTAAAAAAGTGAGATGATCATACTTATGCTGATTTTGTATTGAAAtgattttatgaagaaaaaaaaataagaatatggaTTCATAGGCATGAAAATCTTGttaatcatgtaaaaaaaaatcttctaccCTCAATATCATTACATATATAagttagtattttaaattttacagttCAATTTTGATATATGTACTGTCTAATCTCGTATCTTGTTGTGTATGTGTATATTAATagttcttaaatataaaaataatattttagtaatatAGCATACattcataagaaaaataacttaaatcaaacatatttcttaaatatttccaaaaatataaaaaatattcccaatcagttttaataattaaaaaacacataTTTCTTTGAAATACTCAAAAATATCGTTACCATGTAATTTTTTCTGGGAATAAAATTCccggaaataaataaaaaaaatcaatgaaacaAACTCCTCCTAACTTATAttcttaattcttattataCCATTGCAGACGTGTACGTATTCCATAATTCGACCCTATCAGTTTTTTTTCATGCTTCAGAAAAAAAACCCTATCAAGTTACACATATTTGAACTTGCtttaaattaaatgagaaaaaattgaaattgatttaTTGTTACTTTAGTGTCTATTTATGATGGAGCAATTGAGAGAATTATCATCTTGAATTTGCAAGAGCTGAAACCAATAATGtggaaatgaaaaaagagagtTTATATTTGCAATGTTTATttactataaatatttaatttttatatagctACTACAGAAAAAAATGGTATTAAAAACTTTatggttaaataaaatttaaactctttctatatatatatatatatatatatatatatatatatatatatatatatataatatgtttcttatatatctatatagaaattttatctatttaaaagaaacaaaataatagtGAAGGATAACATGTGCAGTCCAAGTAGCGAagcttttattaattaaacttaagttttttatttaatgcgTTAAAATAGTGGTATTTTCAGTTGTTTGAAACTCAACGTCTGTTTATTTCTCATTATATAGGCATTATATTGGCTCCAAGTATGAAAATGATTCAAGACCTTTTTATCTCACCAAACAGTGATATTGACTGAGctctattatttaattttcatcccGTGGAagcaaaatcaaattataaaatattttattgaaaaatatatggcGGTGCGTTTTGTCTATGGTTGAAGCTTGAGAGGTCTTTATTAGTTTAGAAACAatattttatggaaaaaattatattttatgcatATTAGTAAAAACAGTATCttgtcatttaattaaaaattaaactaaatgatAATGTCAAGAATTAGCCCGAATTAAATTTAGAAGTAAGAACGTttattattgtaaatattttgtgtAAATTTAAGAGTGATCATAAGTTCGAGTCTATCCAATGACTAAAACAAACCAAACCAAGTTGAAGGGAAAAATTTGGATTAATTCAAATCATCtatttgattcaaatttgaaaatgacaaagTAAAGGACATCGGTCCATTATTAGGTTTGGACATACAAATTTCGAGTAACTCACCTTAAATACCTTCACTTTTtctattatcatattattatcaATCTTATCCCGTATTAGTGGTGTCCTGACACAAATCACTAAACTGTCTCTATGACTTAAGTGATCTTTCTCATCGcttattatatatctttttaattatatatatctttcaactaactttttttttttttatcttcatctctaaattaacttataatatttataaaaaaactgtgaatcattaaaaataagtttatacTTACAATGTAAATTGTTCATTGTAAATTcaacatttaatttatatattaaaacatgtttatggattataaattttagttataatata
Protein-coding sequences here:
- the LOC100807645 gene encoding RNA-binding KH domain-containing protein PEPPER, translated to MATLDPIQNGVSSDNPAAEPSSTPAEDPTPDPAAAEKRWPGWPGHCVFRLIVPVLKVGSIIGRKGELIKKTCEETKARIRVLDGAVGTSDRIVLISGKEEPEAPLSPAMNAVIRVFKRVSGFSEIDAENKASAVAFCSVRLLVASTQAINLIGKQGSLIKSIQENTGASVRVLSGDEVPFYAAADERIVELQGEAMKVLKALEAVVGHLRKFLVDNSVLPLFEKTYNATISQEHQADTTWVDKPSLHSASQPSIVTDLPLSTKRDSLFADRESQLDSLLPPSTMSIYGQDSSLSGLRSSALSRPSAPPIVTTVIQTMQIPLSYAEDIIGIQGTNIEYIRCTSGAILTVQESPVPDEIIVEIKGTSSQVQTAQQLIQEVISNHKEPLASNYSRLDTGLRSSYPQLGSSSYSSSSLSSQPYSGGYGSSGLGGYRTFRL